The genomic stretch GCCTATAAGCAATAACAGAAGCGGTATTCCAAACACTATCAGATTGGATAGAGTAAGACTTTTGTCTGAAAAACCGACTTCTACTGTATCACCTATTTTTGCGCCAACGTCATTTTTAAGTTTTATGCTTACTTGATTGCCCGATTCCAATGTACATATTTTACATTTGTCGCAACCGGATTGTCTCTTAAACTTGACTTCGGCTATATCATCAGTAATTGCTGTTACTTTTCCTATTTCCAGCATTATTTCCTACTATTTTTTTACTAATTATTCAACTTCGCTAATCTTGATAGCAAGTTCCTTAAGTTGACGAGGCTCAACAACGTCAGGCGCGCCAGTCATAAGGTCAGATGCATTTTGAACCTTGGGGAAAGGAATAACGTCCTTAATGTTATCGGTACCTGCCAAAAGCATTACCAATCTGTCAAGACCAAATGCAAGACCGCCATGAGGAGGTGTTCCATAGTTAAATGCATTTACAAAGAATCCAAATCTATCTGCAATCTGCTGATCGTTGAAGCCCAAAGCCTTGAACATTCTTCTTTGAATATCTCTGTTGAATATTCTCAAGCTGCCGCCGCCTGCTTCTTGACCATTGATAACAAGGTCATAAGCCTTGGCGCGTACTTTTTCGGGGGCTGTTTCCATAAGTTCAAGGTCCTCGTTTTTAGGACTGGTAAACGGATGGTGTTTAGCAACAAGACGCTTTTCCTCTTCGCTGTACTCAAATAGAGGGAAATCTATAACCCAAAGCACATCGTATTTTGATTTGTCTATCAGATTAGCTGTTTCGCCCAGCTTCAATCTCAAAGCTCCCATCGCATCATAAACGATCGAATCCTTGTCTGCGCAGAAGAACAATATATCGCCTGTTTCTGCATTGGCGCGTTTGAGTATTTCATCAACAACTTCTTGTGGCATAAACTTGGTAATTACAGATTGTATGCCGTCTTCTTTCATTGCTATCCAAGCTAGACCTTTTGCTTTGTAAATCTTAACAAAGTCGGTCAAAGAGTCAATGTCGCGGCGAGACAATATAGGATTATCGCCCTTTACAAAGCCTTTTGCATTGATCATTCTTACGCTGCCGCCTTTTTTTACTGCGTCTTCAAATACTTTGAAACCGCAATTTTGAGCGATATCCGAAATATTGATAATTTCAAGACCAAATCTGGTATCAGGCTTGTCTGAACCGTATTTGTCCATTGCTTCCTGATAAGTCAATCTGCGGATATTTTGTGGCAAAGTAATGCCTTTTATCTTTTGGAACAGTTCTCTTACCATCCCTTCAGCCATACCCATAACGTCTTCTATATCGTCAACAAATGACATTTCCAAGTCTATTTGGGTAAATTCAGGCTGACGGTTAGCTCTCAAGTCTTCATCTCTAAAGCATCTAGCTATCTGATAATACCTGTCAAAACCAGATATCATCAATAACTGTTTATATAATTGAGGTGATTGACAAAGTGCATAAAAGCTTCCATGATGAATACGGCTAGGTACCAGGTAGTCTCTTGCGCCTTCGGGTGTAGATTTGCCCAAATATGGAGTTTCCATTTCCCAAAAACCGTTTCTGTTGAGATAATCACGTGTTATTTGACAAATCTTGCTTCTTGTATGCAAAATCTCTTGCAATCTAGGAGTTCTTAACTCCAAATATCTGTATTTGAGTCTAAGAGGTTCTTTTACTGATTGAACATCATCAAGTTCAAAAGGTGTAGTATCAGCATCTGATAATACTTTTATAGAAGTTGCCAAAAGTTCTATTGTGCCTGTACTTAATTTGGGATTAATCGTTTCAGGTGAACGCTTGCGGATATTTCCTTTTACTGCAATTACGTATTCGGATCTTATACTTTCTGCTTTATAAAATTCATTAGGAATTGATGATGAATCAAAGACTATTTGCAAAATACCGCTTCTGTCTCTCAAATCCACGAATATAAGACCGCCAAAATCACGACGGTTATTAACCCATCCCATTACTGTGGTTTCTTTTCCAATTAATTCTTCAGTAGCTTCTCCTGCATAGCAGGTACGCTTCCAATCACCCAAAAATTCTGCCATTTTATTTTAATTTTAGCTCCTTAATAATTTCGACAATTTTATCTTGAGCGGCATTTATTACATTGCCGCTTTTCATATCTTTAATTGAAAACACTTTTGATTCAAGCTCATTTCCGCCCACAGTTATACAAAACCTTGCGTTTAACTTATCGGCGTATTTGAACTGAGCTTTCAGGCTTCGTCTTAACTGGTCATAATCAGCTGATATATCAGCCAATCTCAATTCTCTGGTAAGTTTTGATGCCACTTCGGCTGAAATATCAGGCATGGCAGCAACAAAAACATCAAGATTATTTTTATCGGGAATATTAACTCCTGCGTTATTTAAAGCAATTAATAATCTTTCAATACCTATTGCAAAACCTATTGCAGGCATGGATTTTCCGCCCAAAGACTGTATAAGATTGTCATATCTACCGCCGCCGCAAACAGTTTCTTGCGCCATTGTTTTGACTGCAGGGATAAATTCGAATACCGTTTTGGTGTAGTAATCCAATCCCCTGACTAACATAGGATCAACTTTATATTGTATATTATTATAATCTAGTATTCTTTTTAAATTTTCAAAATGCTCTTTATTTTCATCGTCCAGATAGTCCAATGTCTTGGGAGCGCTTTCCATGAGCTTTTTGCATGAGAGTTCTTTGCAGTCCAAAGCACGCAAAGGATTTTTTTCTATGCGGTCTCGGCAAGCAGGACATAATTCTAAGCTATGATCTCTGAGATATTGCTTCAAAACTTCATTATGTCTGATACGGCATTCTCCGCTGCCAATGCTGTTAATATGAAGTTCTATATTTTGGATTCCAACTGACTTTAGAAAATCATAAGCAAGCATTATTGCTTCGGCATCGCTTTCAGCACCGCTGCCGCCAAACATCTCAACACCTAATTGATGAAATTGTCTTAATCTGCCTGCCTGCGGCTTTTCATAACGGAAAGCTGATATGATATAATACATTTTTACAGGCAACGCTGAGTTAGACAATGATTCTATAAACGCTCTTGCAACACCCGCAGTACCTTCTGGTCTTAGGGTAATTGAGCGTCCGCCTTTATCCAAAAAGGTGTACATTTCTTTGTTGACTATATCTGTAGTCTCGCCTACTCCGCGTTCAAACAACTCCGTATGCTCAAAAATAGGAGTTCTGATTTCTTTTAGATTGTATTTTGCGGCAATCTTACGAAAAGCATCTTCTACATATTGCCACATAAAACTTTCTTCAGGTAAAATATCTTTAGTGCCTTTGGGTATATTAATCATAATAATTAATTATATGATATGGGCTTGCTTTTAGTCAAGCATCCTAAGAATTAGTCTTACCTTGTAATATCTATATAAAAGTAACATTATATAATTTATTGACA from Clostridia bacterium encodes the following:
- a CDS encoding SoxR reducing system RseC family protein, encoding MLEIGKVTAITDDIAEVKFKRQSGCDKCKICTLESGNQVSIKLKNDVGAKIGDTVEVGFSDKSLTLSNLIVFGIPLLLLLIG
- the aspS gene encoding aspartate--tRNA ligase translates to MAEFLGDWKRTCYAGEATEELIGKETTVMGWVNNRRDFGGLIFVDLRDRSGILQIVFDSSSIPNEFYKAESIRSEYVIAVKGNIRKRSPETINPKLSTGTIELLATSIKVLSDADTTPFELDDVQSVKEPLRLKYRYLELRTPRLQEILHTRSKICQITRDYLNRNGFWEMETPYLGKSTPEGARDYLVPSRIHHGSFYALCQSPQLYKQLLMISGFDRYYQIARCFRDEDLRANRQPEFTQIDLEMSFVDDIEDVMGMAEGMVRELFQKIKGITLPQNIRRLTYQEAMDKYGSDKPDTRFGLEIINISDIAQNCGFKVFEDAVKKGGSVRMINAKGFVKGDNPILSRRDIDSLTDFVKIYKAKGLAWIAMKEDGIQSVITKFMPQEVVDEILKRANAETGDILFFCADKDSIVYDAMGALRLKLGETANLIDKSKYDVLWVIDFPLFEYSEEEKRLVAKHHPFTSPKNEDLELMETAPEKVRAKAYDLVINGQEAGGGSLRIFNRDIQRRMFKALGFNDQQIADRFGFFVNAFNYGTPPHGGLAFGLDRLVMLLAGTDNIKDVIPFPKVQNASDLMTGAPDVVEPRQLKELAIKISEVE
- the hisS gene encoding histidine--tRNA ligase: MMINIPKGTKDILPEESFMWQYVEDAFRKIAAKYNLKEIRTPIFEHTELFERGVGETTDIVNKEMYTFLDKGGRSITLRPEGTAGVARAFIESLSNSALPVKMYYIISAFRYEKPQAGRLRQFHQLGVEMFGGSGAESDAEAIMLAYDFLKSVGIQNIELHINSIGSGECRIRHNEVLKQYLRDHSLELCPACRDRIEKNPLRALDCKELSCKKLMESAPKTLDYLDDENKEHFENLKRILDYNNIQYKVDPMLVRGLDYYTKTVFEFIPAVKTMAQETVCGGGRYDNLIQSLGGKSMPAIGFAIGIERLLIALNNAGVNIPDKNNLDVFVAAMPDISAEVASKLTRELRLADISADYDQLRRSLKAQFKYADKLNARFCITVGGNELESKVFSIKDMKSGNVINAAQDKIVEIIKELKLK